One Danio rerio strain Tuebingen ecotype United States chromosome 13, GRCz12tu, whole genome shotgun sequence DNA window includes the following coding sequences:
- the ppa1b gene encoding inorganic pyrophosphatase (The RefSeq protein has 2 substitutions compared to this genomic sequence), which yields MSFLTEERGNPNTLSYRLYFKNSNGKYLSPFHDIPMFADEAQNIFHMVVEVPRWTNAKMEIATKDPLNPIKQDVKKGNLRYVANVFPHKGYIWNYGAIPQTWEDPGHKDNDTGCCGDNDPIDVCEIGSKVCSRGDVIKVKVLGVLAMIDEGETDWKVIAINVDDPEAKDLNNISDVRRLKPGYLEATVDWFRRYKVPDGKPENQFAFNGEFKDKDFAIETIKATHGFWKALLSQQTNAGELNCKNTCVSEGNSPFCCSADEAKAVVDGSCACGDASPIPTSVDKWFYYAKN from the exons ATGAGCTTCTTAACTGAAGAAAGAGGAAACCCCAACACTTTGAGCTATAGGCTATACTTCA AGAACTCAGATGGAAAATATCTTTCACCATTCCATGACATCCCTATGTTTGCAGATGAAGCTCAG aACATTTTCCACATGGTTGTTGAAGTGCCAAGATGGACAAATGCAAAAATGGAG ATTGCAACAAAAGACCCCCTGAACCCAATTAAGCAAGATGTCAAGAAGGGCAATTTGCGCTATGTGGCCAATGTTTTCCCCCATAAAGGCTATATTTGGAATTATGGAGCAATTCCTCAG ACTTGGGAAGACCCCGGGCACAAAGACAATGACACGGGTTGCTGTGGTGACAATGACCCAATTGATGTCTGTGAAATCGGCAGCAAG GTGTGTAGTCGCGGAGATGTCATCAAAGTAAAAGTCCTGGGTGTTTTAGCAATGATTGATGAAGGTGAAACTGACTGGAAAGTTATTGCAATCAACGTTGATGACCCTGAGGCAAAGGACTTGAACA ACATTAGCGACGTGAGGCGACACAAGCCAGGCTACCTCGAGGCAACAGTCGACTGGTTTAGGCGATACAAAGTACCTGATGGAAAACCTGAGAACCAGTTTGCATTCAACGGAGAGTTCAAAGACAAG GACTTTGCAATTGAGACAATCAAAGCCACCCATGGCTTCTGGAAGGCACTTCTCTCACAACAAACCAATGCTGGTGAATTAAACTG CAAGAACACCTGCGTCTCAGAGGGTAATAGTCCATTCTGCTGTTCAGCCGATGAAGCCAAAGCAGTTGTTGATGGA